One uncultured Desulfuromusa sp. genomic window, TTTTGACACTCAATTAAATGTCACAACAAAGGAAACGCAATGAAACACCTGACCCTGATTCGCCACGCGAAGTCGGACTGGTCCGACCCGACTCTGGCGGACTTTGACCGGCCACTTAATTCAAAGGGCAAAAAAGCAGCACCACTTATGGGTCGACGCATGGTCAAAGCCGGAATCATTCCGGATCTCTTTATCTGCAGTCCGGCTAAACGGGCATCTAAAACGGCTAAGTTATTAGCTCGTGAACTTGAGATCAGCAAAGAAGCCATTGTTTATAATCAGGAGATATTTGCAGCCAAACTGGAAACATTAATCAAGATCATTTCCGAATGTCCCAACGCAGAACATATCGCTCTGATCGGACACAATGTCAGTCTGACTGATTTAGCCGGATGGCTAAGCTCTGAAGCTCCGAACTGGCTGAAAACCTGTGCAGTCATAAGCTTCAGGCTTGATATAGACGACTGGAAAAACATTTCTCAGGGATGTGGTACGATTTTACATTATGACTACCCGAAAAAACCAACCTGAAATAACGGAGAAGACTTATGGGACATAAAGATGACGGAAAAGCTCCAGTAAAAGAACAGAGAAAGTTTCATCGTCAGAATCGTTGCCGCAATGCTCCTCTCAAAAAAATTAAAAACAAGGATTATGAAAAAGCCCTGGAAAAACTTCAGATCGAGCTGGTCAAACTTCAAGAGTGGATTCGACATAAAAAATTGAAAGTCGTCGTCATTTTTGAAGGACGGGATGCTGCAGGAAAAGGGGGAGCCATCAAGCGAATTACGGAATGTCTCAGCCCGAGAATTGCGCGGGTCGTCGCTCTTCCTGCCCCGACAGAACGGGAAAAAACACAATGGTATTTTCAGCGTTACATCCAGCACCTGCCGGCTGGAGGCGAAATGGTGTTGTTTGACCGCAGTTGGTATAACCGCGCCGGGGTTGAAAAGGTGATGGGTTTTTGCAGCAAAGATGAATACCGTGAATTTATGCGTTCCTGCCCCGAATTTGAGCGGATGCTGGTACGGAGTGGAATTATTCTGATCAAATACTGGTTTTCAATCTGCAATGACATCCAGGAACAGCGATTTCAGAAGCGGCTTGATGAGCCGACCAAGCGCTGGAAACTCAGTGAGATGGATCTGAAATCCCGGTCCCTTTGGGTTGAATATTCCATGGCGAAGGATGAAATGTTTTCTCATACCGACATCAAACAGGCACCATGGTATGTGGTGGATGGTGATGTAAAAAAGCGCGCCCGGCTGAATGTTATTTCTCATCTGTTGAGCATGATCAAATATGAAGATCTCACCCCCGATCCGATCGTTCTCCCTCCCCGCCCTGAAGAAATCGGCTATGTGAGACCACCATTAGAGGATCAGACATTCATCCCGGAAGTTTATTGACCCATTATTTGCTCATCGCCAACCCTGGCCTGACGAGGTGGAACGATTAACTCAACCGTAGTCATCGGCCAGCCGGGGGGCCCACTGGGCCCCTCATATCTGAGAAACACTCCGTCAGATTCACGGAGCCAATAATAGCAGCTCCAGAAATGAGCCTTTAAACCCGTCAATTGAATCTTCAGTTTAATCAGTTTTTGGTCAATCCCTGCGAACTCAAGCTCTTCTTCGGCGACTCTGTTCACCTGCAAACGGTGAATATCCAAGGTATCGGGCCGGATACTCCAAAATTCAAGGTGCTGTCGATCAGCATCGACAAACTGCCGCAATGACAGGGAAAGCGCCTGATACCAGGGAGCAGAATCGATGGCAACCGTCCGATGATACTCTTTCCCTTTGAAAATCCCCTTGAAGATGATCGTATTCCCCTTGCGAACGACATCAATAGCAGTCTCCGTTGCGGGGTCGTCAACGGACCAGGTATGGGTTGAAAAATCAGTTCGCATCCGGGTGACATCACGTTCTTCACCCAATGTCGTTGTCAGCTCCAGATCTTCTCCAGACCGAAGATGCCAATCAAAACCAATAACCTTGTCTCCGGTTTTCTTCAGATAATGGTGTTCCTCAACAGGCAAAGCGTAAATTGTCGCAGCCGTCAACAGGGGGAACACAACAAGCACGACAATACAAAAAAGACCGTACAGCTTCCGAAAAGGACAAATATGAGCTAAAAACCCCACTGACAACGTCGACACCATCTCCCTCGATGAGCTTTTCATCAAAACATGTCCCCGAGACAAACCATTCAACCTATCTGCAACCAACAGCAGTCAGACACAAAGAACTTTTCGTACATAAATTTCTTATGATATGGGAAAGAATGTTAGGTGGTTGTGAAAAAATGATGTGAATGATGTAAATTTTTAAGACCGGACAATATACAAAGGAGTCGTTCTACGGCTTGATTAATTCACACTATTGATATATACAATGTATAGACATTTACTATGCAATATATTCAAGAAGTGAGAAAAAATGAAATCAGGCAGTAATTGGCGGCTCGGGCAAGAGACTTCTATTCAGGACATGGAAGCGCTGATACAAAATGGCTATGTTCTGCAACGTCTGAACTCAGTGAATCAACAGGTCACCTTACTGGACAGTTACGACTGGGACATTTGGCAAAGTGGAATGTTGCTGCTGGATAATGGCAATAAAGAACTACGTTTGCTCACAAAGGATGATCATTGTCTGGCGAGCTGTCAAACGACAGAAGAAAAACACTTTTGGTGGCAGTTACCTGCGGGGGAACTGGCAAACAGACTGAAAGAGCTGATCTCAATTCGTGCTTTGACTCCGAAGCATACAGCGTTGATAGTGACTGAGTATTTCACGGTCCTGAATGAAGATGACAAAATCGTTGTCCGTGCCGAACTTGTTTCAATAACGGTTGAAAAGAAGCAGCCTTGCCGGTTTCTGAAAGTCTTGCCACTGAAAGGCTATCAACGCGAATATACGCAACTGTTAAAATCTCTTGCGCCCCTGAATCCGGAAGAATTGACAGATTCCGGTTTACGGAATCTCCTGCAACAAGCCGGGTTGGAGGCTCACATTCCCAAAAGCAAAGCCATCTTCAATCTTGAAGACCATGAAACCGCCGAGATTGTCGTGGCCCGCATGGCAAAAGAAATGATTCAATTGGCCCGGGAACAGGAACAGGGAATCATTGACGATATTGATACTGAATTTGTTCATCAGTATCGGGTCAATATCCGGAAAACCCGTTCGCTGATCAGTCTGTTTAAAAAAACGCTTTCTCCGCAACGGTTCCAATTCCTGAAAAGTGAGCTGAAAACGATCGGCAGCCGGACAAATGAGTTACGTGACCTGGATGTTTTTCTCCTGGATCAGGATTATTATCGGGATCTGTTACCGCAGAATTTGTGGCCCGGACTTGAACAATTATTCAGAAGGATCAAACGCCGGCGAACAAGCACCTACAAAAAGATGAAAGCGCAACTGTCCGGCAGCAGCTACCTTGATCAGGTCGATCACTTGCTCCAGGTTCTTCAACAAGATCCGGATCTGCAAACAAAACAAGCACGAGCAGAGATCAAATCCCTCGTCAGCAGAAAAATATCAGCTCAATACCGGTTGATCCAAGCTGATGGTCGTCGCATCGGTGTCGCCACTGCGGATGCCGCTGTACACGAGTTGCGGATCGAGTGCAAAAAGTTACGCTATTTACTGGAATTGTTCAAAGAACTGTATTCTAAAGATGAGATCAGAGAGTTGATAAAATTTCTTAAGGTGCTTCAAGATAACCTTGGAAAATTCAATGATTACTCAGTGCAACAGGAGTTTCTCCTCCATTTTGGACAGGGAGCAAGAATTTCAGCAGACCAGCTTGCAAGCATCAATGGTTTGGCCGCAGTGCTTTACAATAAGCAACGTGTTGAGCGCAGCTTAGTCGTGAAAAATATTTCCGGTTTTCTTGAGCCATCAATCGAAAAATTATTTCTGAAACTTTTCCATAGCACCCCCCCTGAAGGGACAAAATCGTGAAAATCATCGCGTGTTACAGTATGAAAGGCGGAGTCGGCAAAACAGCCTCCGCCGTCAATATCGCTTACTGGGCATCCAAGTCGGGACTGCGGACCCTGATCCTCGATCTTGATCCGCAAGGAGCATCTTCCTTTTATTTCCGGGTCAAATCTTCACCCAAAAAAAACTGGGGCCCGCGCTTCTTTAAGGCCTATGGGCAAATATTGCGACAGATCAAGGCCAGTGATTTTGATAAGCTTGACATTATCCCGGCCCATCTTTCTTTTCGTCATTTTGACGTGCTGTTACAACAACTCAGCAAACGACAAAATCGCCTGCGACAAGCCCTTAAAGGGCTGAAAAAAGAATATGACCTGATCATTCTGGATTGCCCTCCGACAATCAGCACCTTGGCAGAAAATATCTTTACTGCTGCCGATCTGATTGTGGTTCCGGTGATACCAACCACTTTGTCGGAGCGCACGTTTGATCAATTAACCCGTTTTTTCAAGCAAGAGAATTACAGTCGGAAAAAACTGATTCCATTTTTCACCATGGTGGACGCAAGAAAGCAGCTCCATAAACAAACCGCTATTTCAATGCGCAAGCGTTACAAACGCTTTTTACGCAACGCGATCCCTTTTTCTACCGACGTCGAAAAAATGGGCAAGTACCGGGCACCGATTGACACGTTTGCTCACGGCAAACAGGCCAACAAAGCCTATTTCGAACTATGGAAAGAAATTCATCAGGAGATGCAGGATTGTTGATGAAAAAACAGCTGGAAATCGAAAGAAAATTTATTTTGCCACAGATCCCCGAGGAATTGATTCATCATGTTCAGGGGGATGAAATCAAACAAGGATATCTGTTGCGGGAGAGTGGCCGGGAATTAAGGATCCGTCAACGCAACCATGATTACCGGATGACTCTGAAACAGGGAGGCGGCTTGTCGCGCATCGAACAGGAGTGCCCTATTCCAGCGGAGCAGTTTGAAATGCTCTGGCCGTTAACGGCAGGTCGGCAGATTGAAAAAATCCGCTATACAATCAAACAGGAAGATCTTCTCTTTGAGATTGACCTGTTTAAAGGGAATCTGGTTCCATTGATTATTCTGGAAGTTGAGTTTGAAAATCTGGAGCAGAGTCGTCAGTTTCAAGTGCCGACTTTCGCCAGTCGGGAAGTCACTGAAGACGAAAGCTATAAAAATGCAATTCTGGCAACCGCTGGCTTGCCGGATTCTTTTGCAACCCAGCAAAGCACTGCAGCCATGGTGAAAGGACCTCAATGAGCGAGACTAAAAAGAACCGTAAGAACAAAAAGAAAGACAGCCAACTGGTTATTCGGATTAATGGCGAGGAGCGTGACCGCTTTGTATCTCTGTGCGATGAACTCGATACCAGCGCAGCCAGAGAAATTCGCAAGTTTATTAAAGGCTTCCTCGCCACAAACAAAGTGACGGAGTAAACGGCATCACAAGGGAGGTAAGACAATGTCCAAATCAATTCTTGAAGTTCGGGGGATCGGCCCTTCAACACTGGCCGTTCTGGCAGAAAATGGAATCAAAACAGCCGAAGATCTGGCATCTCAAGAGGTCAGTCAGATTTCTGCGATGAAAGGCTTCAGTGACATCAGAGCCGCGCAGGTTATCGCCGATGCCAAGGCACTGACAGCTATTGAGCAAAAACCAACGACCGAGAAAGAACCGAAGAAAGAAAAAAAGCCAACGCCGAAAAAGAAAGCTAAAAAAGCCACAAAGAAAAATGTCGAAGAGAAGAAATCCAAAAAAGCAAAAAAATCCAAGCCGGAGAAAAAGAAAGACAAAACGGTAAAAAAAGGAAAGAAAGACAAAAAATCGGCTAAAAAAAAGAAGAAATAATATCCCGAAATCCCGTTGTTACGACAACGGGATTAAGATATTGATCATTGAAGAATAACTGAAAAATGATCTTTCCTCCCTAACACGAACCTCATACTTGTTCTGTATCCTTCGGTGTAAATACTCGGAAGGATACACTATGTTTGTTGTTCTGGTTTTTTCAATTCTGGCAATCTTGATCGCATATGGATGGCTCAACTATCGCTTGACAAAGCAAAAAGCACATGAACTGGTCAGAGACATCATAAAACACAAAAACCTCTAGTTCTCTAGTTCCCCCTGTCGCTTCAGTCTTTCCAGCATCCAGATTTAAATGCAAAGGGGGGAGAATCCCGTTAACAAGGCAATTGAAGCTGAAAACAACATCCCGGTAATTGATTGTTTATCAATCTCAGGTGCCCTCCCATCGCCTCTGCAAGAGAACGGGCCATATAGAGTCCGAGCCCAGCACCGGCAGCTTTTTCATGGGTGACGACTGCGCGATAGAATTTATCGAAAACCTTATTGCGGTCTTCATCATCAATCCCAGGACCGTCATCCTGAACCTCTATCCAGACATGCGAGTCATCTTTTTCAACGGAAATGACGACATTGCCATCCAGCAGAGAATATTTGAGGGCATTATCAAGCAGACTGGAGATAATTATTTTCAGGCCGGTCGCATGAAGATTCAAGAGTAAGTCCTCTGGACAAATCACTTCAAGGTCACAAGCTTTCTGCAATGCCTGCAACTTAAATAGCAGAGTCACCTCGGTTAAAAGATCATGCAAAATAATGCTTTCACTTTGCAAGTGTTCGGAATTATTCTCCATATTCTTGACCAGCAGATAATTATCCGCAAGGGCACCAAGATATTGAGAGCTATCAACGATCTGCCCCGTTAATTCATCTGATTGGTCATAGGACAAATCTGCTGTTGAACTCTGCAGATGTTCCGCAATACCGGAGATCAACGCGAGCTGATTGCGCAGTTCATGAAACAAAACCTGCTGCCATTGATCCTGTAATTCCGACAAGTTTTGCAAGGAACTGAGACTTTCAGTCAATTGAACACGTTCCCGATGTTGTGCAATCAGTTGCTGTGCCTTGATAACAACCTCTTTGATGGAATAGGGTTTAGGCAGATACAGATCTGCCCCAAGATCATACCCCTTGATTCGATCATCGGTTGAGCCAAGAGCACTGAGAACGATGATGGGTGTTTTTGCAATCCGTTGATCATGGTGCGAACGGACCATTTTACAAACTTCCCAGCCATCTAATAATGGCAGCATTAAATCAAGAAGGATGAGATCAGGCTCTTCCTTGCCCATAATTCTACAGGCTTCTAATCCGTCTTTCGCCACAAAAACATCAAACCCTCGGTGGGCCAGGTTAAATTCCAGCAGCTCGGCAAGCTCATCTTCATCCTCTACGATCAGGACTTTGCCACAATCCTTAGTCGCTACGGTTAAAAAGTGCTGAGATTCTTTGTTTTGTTCTGCTTCATATCTGTCAGATGACAATCTTTCAACCCGCCCCATATCTTCCTCTTTGTCAAAGAAGTAAACCGACTTAAATTTTTATATGGAAGATCATCAAAAAAATGTGAGTGAAAGATTAAGATTGGGTGTGGAATGGGTTATTTCATCTCAACAGCCAAGATTTTGTAAAAAAGAGCCATCTAAATTTATGAGCAAATAAGACCTTTCTTCTACTAACTGAACACTCATTAAATCCTTTCCTCCCACTCATAAACAAACAATTTTTTTATTTTATAAGATGCCGACGGCAGAATGAACTGTCGCGTCATTTTAAATTTATCAGGGAGGAAAAAATGCAAACGAAATGGAAAAAATTGGCTCAGGTCGGCGTGGTTGCCTGCTGTTTAGCCTTTGCCGCCAGTAGCGCCGTAGCCGGCGGTAAGTGGAACAAGAAATGGGAAAAAAACCACGACTTTCACAAATCTGAGAATGTCATTATCATGATTCCCGACGGCTGTGACGAAACAGTTCAGACAGTGGCCCGCTGGTACAAAGGCGAGAACCTTGAAGTTGACACAATGCAAACCGGAACCGTCAAGGTTCACATGGCCAACTCGGTGATCCCGGGATCAGCTGCTGCCGCCACGGCTTTTGCCACAGGCCACAAAACCACTGTCCGTTTTCTCGGCGTTGGTCCCCGCACCGAAGATCTTTTGACCGATTTTGAGCCAACTGCTGCACCTTACGCACCGGTTGCCAGTGTCCTGGAAGCTGCTCAGCGTGCCGGCAAAGCCACCGGCATTGTCTCAACCAGTCGTGTTACCCATGCAACCCCGGCGGCCTTTGCGTCTCATGTTGAAGATCGTGGCTGGGACAATGACATCATGGAACACATGGTTTACAACAATATCGACGTGGTTTTTGGCGGTGGTGCCCGGCACCTTCTTTCAACAGATGATGAGCCTTATACCACAAGCTTTGGTGCGACCTGGAATGGCAAGCGGACCGATGGACAGAACCTGATGGATGTTCTTGAGGACCGCGGCTACACGTTTGTTGACAGCAAAACCCAGATGCAAGAAGTCACTTCAGGTAAGGTCTGGGGCCTGTTTGATGACAGCCACATGCAACCTGACATGGATCGACAATATTTTGCTGAACATGAGCCATCACTGGCTGAGATGGTTGAAAAAGCGATTGAAATCCTCTCCCAAGATCCCGACGGCTTTTTGCTGATGGTTGAAGGATCTCAGGTTGACTGGGCCGGCCACAATAATGATCCGATCTACATGGTCACAGATTTTATTGCCTTTGATGATGCTGTTAAAGTCGCCAATGACTTTGCTGAAAAAAATCATCGTACCACCGTTTTAGCTTACCCTGATCACAATACCGGCGGGATGAAAATCGGTCATTATGAAACGGCTATGGGTTACACTGAAACAACAATAGAAGATCTGGTGACCCCACTGAAAGGCATGCTCACATCGGCTAACGGTGTTGTTGCCATGATGGAAGATGATAGTGATGAAGCCTTAATAGTCAGTGTAAATGACAACTGGAATATTGAGCTGAATGATGAAGACGTAAAAGAGATCCGCGACTTTGAACCATCAGTGGGTCTTAGCTATGCACTTGGCCGTGTTGTCAGTAAAAATCATACTGTTATCGGTTGGTCGACCCATGGTCACACGGGTGAGACCGTACCGTTGTGGATGACCGGCAAACAGGCCCCGGCCCGGGTTATCGATAATACTGAGCTGGCCTACATTGCAGCTGATGCGATTGGTGTTGATCTGGCAAAAACAACTGACGACCTCTATGTTGATCTGTCGACTGTGACGGCCTCTTTTGACGTCGATCTTGAGTACGATATCATCGACGTTGCCGGTGCTCAGCTGCCAATCGGTCGTGATTACATGATCAAAAATGGCAGGGAAATTCCCCTTCCGGGCGTGACTGTTTATGCTCCTGCCACTGGAAAAGTTTATGTCTCCAAAGAAGCGATCCGCAAACTCAGACGGCGTTAAACCCACAATTCAGGGACAACTCGCATAAAGAAAGGGTGGCGTTTGACGCCACCCTTTCTTGCTTTCATGTCAATAGTGAATACGTTGTCAATTCCACCAACGATCAAAGGTCATCGGGTAAATAAATTCTGCATCCCGATCATGCCGTTGCCAGGGAGTGAAATCGGAGTCCATGATCATATCGGAAACCTTACGTAAAAAAACTTTGGATTCAATGTCTGATTTGATG contains:
- a CDS encoding AAA family ATPase; the encoded protein is MKIIACYSMKGGVGKTASAVNIAYWASKSGLRTLILDLDPQGASSFYFRVKSSPKKNWGPRFFKAYGQILRQIKASDFDKLDIIPAHLSFRHFDVLLQQLSKRQNRLRQALKGLKKEYDLIILDCPPTISTLAENIFTAADLIVVPVIPTTLSERTFDQLTRFFKQENYSRKKLIPFFTMVDARKQLHKQTAISMRKRYKRFLRNAIPFSTDVEKMGKYRAPIDTFAHGKQANKAYFELWKEIHQEMQDC
- a CDS encoding helix-hairpin-helix domain-containing protein: MSKSILEVRGIGPSTLAVLAENGIKTAEDLASQEVSQISAMKGFSDIRAAQVIADAKALTAIEQKPTTEKEPKKEKKPTPKKKAKKATKKNVEEKKSKKAKKSKPEKKKDKTVKKGKKDKKSAKKKKK
- a CDS encoding histidine phosphatase family protein; protein product: MKHLTLIRHAKSDWSDPTLADFDRPLNSKGKKAAPLMGRRMVKAGIIPDLFICSPAKRASKTAKLLARELEISKEAIVYNQEIFAAKLETLIKIISECPNAEHIALIGHNVSLTDLAGWLSSEAPNWLKTCAVISFRLDIDDWKNISQGCGTILHYDYPKKPT
- the ppk2 gene encoding polyphosphate kinase 2, with amino-acid sequence MGHKDDGKAPVKEQRKFHRQNRCRNAPLKKIKNKDYEKALEKLQIELVKLQEWIRHKKLKVVVIFEGRDAAGKGGAIKRITECLSPRIARVVALPAPTEREKTQWYFQRYIQHLPAGGEMVLFDRSWYNRAGVEKVMGFCSKDEYREFMRSCPEFERMLVRSGIILIKYWFSICNDIQEQRFQKRLDEPTKRWKLSEMDLKSRSLWVEYSMAKDEMFSHTDIKQAPWYVVDGDVKKRARLNVISHLLSMIKYEDLTPDPIVLPPRPEEIGYVRPPLEDQTFIPEVY
- a CDS encoding hybrid sensor histidine kinase/response regulator, with protein sequence MGRVERLSSDRYEAEQNKESQHFLTVATKDCGKVLIVEDEDELAELLEFNLAHRGFDVFVAKDGLEACRIMGKEEPDLILLDLMLPLLDGWEVCKMVRSHHDQRIAKTPIIVLSALGSTDDRIKGYDLGADLYLPKPYSIKEVVIKAQQLIAQHRERVQLTESLSSLQNLSELQDQWQQVLFHELRNQLALISGIAEHLQSSTADLSYDQSDELTGQIVDSSQYLGALADNYLLVKNMENNSEHLQSESIILHDLLTEVTLLFKLQALQKACDLEVICPEDLLLNLHATGLKIIISSLLDNALKYSLLDGNVVISVEKDDSHVWIEVQDDGPGIDDEDRNKVFDKFYRAVVTHEKAAGAGLGLYMARSLAEAMGGHLRLINNQLPGCCFQLQLPC
- a CDS encoding alkaline phosphatase — protein: MQTKWKKLAQVGVVACCLAFAASSAVAGGKWNKKWEKNHDFHKSENVIIMIPDGCDETVQTVARWYKGENLEVDTMQTGTVKVHMANSVIPGSAAAATAFATGHKTTVRFLGVGPRTEDLLTDFEPTAAPYAPVASVLEAAQRAGKATGIVSTSRVTHATPAAFASHVEDRGWDNDIMEHMVYNNIDVVFGGGARHLLSTDDEPYTTSFGATWNGKRTDGQNLMDVLEDRGYTFVDSKTQMQEVTSGKVWGLFDDSHMQPDMDRQYFAEHEPSLAEMVEKAIEILSQDPDGFLLMVEGSQVDWAGHNNDPIYMVTDFIAFDDAVKVANDFAEKNHRTTVLAYPDHNTGGMKIGHYETAMGYTETTIEDLVTPLKGMLTSANGVVAMMEDDSDEALIVSVNDNWNIELNDEDVKEIRDFEPSVGLSYALGRVVSKNHTVIGWSTHGHTGETVPLWMTGKQAPARVIDNTELAYIAADAIGVDLAKTTDDLYVDLSTVTASFDVDLEYDIIDVAGAQLPIGRDYMIKNGREIPLPGVTVYAPATGKVYVSKEAIRKLRRR
- a CDS encoding CYTH domain-containing protein; protein product: MKKQLEIERKFILPQIPEELIHHVQGDEIKQGYLLRESGRELRIRQRNHDYRMTLKQGGGLSRIEQECPIPAEQFEMLWPLTAGRQIEKIRYTIKQEDLLFEIDLFKGNLVPLIILEVEFENLEQSRQFQVPTFASREVTEDESYKNAILATAGLPDSFATQQSTAAMVKGPQ
- a CDS encoding CHAD domain-containing protein — protein: MKSGSNWRLGQETSIQDMEALIQNGYVLQRLNSVNQQVTLLDSYDWDIWQSGMLLLDNGNKELRLLTKDDHCLASCQTTEEKHFWWQLPAGELANRLKELISIRALTPKHTALIVTEYFTVLNEDDKIVVRAELVSITVEKKQPCRFLKVLPLKGYQREYTQLLKSLAPLNPEELTDSGLRNLLQQAGLEAHIPKSKAIFNLEDHETAEIVVARMAKEMIQLAREQEQGIIDDIDTEFVHQYRVNIRKTRSLISLFKKTLSPQRFQFLKSELKTIGSRTNELRDLDVFLLDQDYYRDLLPQNLWPGLEQLFRRIKRRRTSTYKKMKAQLSGSSYLDQVDHLLQVLQQDPDLQTKQARAEIKSLVSRKISAQYRLIQADGRRIGVATADAAVHELRIECKKLRYLLELFKELYSKDEIRELIKFLKVLQDNLGKFNDYSVQQEFLLHFGQGARISADQLASINGLAAVLYNKQRVERSLVVKNISGFLEPSIEKLFLKLFHSTPPEGTKS